In Arthrobacter sp. StoSoilB5, one genomic interval encodes:
- the hisD gene encoding histidinol dehydrogenase, whose product MRTSLKNAEVTISDPSSPVGVRETVETVIADVRERGDAAVRAYSEKFDKWSPASFLLSQDEIDAAIARLPEQTVEDIKAVQRNVERFARLQLDSLKEFEAEVEPGIILGQKNIPIDAVGAYVPGGRYPLLASAHMTIVTAKVAGVRRVAAATPAAGGVVPDASIAAMHFAGADEIYLLGGVQAVAALAVGTESIAPVDFLAGPGNAYVAEAKRQLFGEVGIDLFAGPTEVLIVADEAADPFLIAVDLLSQAEHGPDSPAILVTTSREVGEQAIEEIDRQLVGLSTRAVAEVAWRDHGQVILVDDLKEAYAVADEFASEHVQILTANPREALDSMINYGALFLGENTCVSFGDKVIGTNHVLPTRHAARYTGGLWVGKYIKTVTYQEVTSVAASAELGELLGRAARAENFEGHARSGDIRAARPAGERPAWAS is encoded by the coding sequence TTGCGCACCTCCCTTAAGAACGCTGAAGTCACTATCTCGGACCCTTCATCGCCAGTAGGCGTCAGGGAAACCGTTGAAACCGTCATCGCCGACGTTCGTGAACGCGGCGACGCCGCGGTCCGCGCCTACTCTGAAAAGTTCGATAAGTGGTCCCCCGCCTCCTTCCTGCTGTCGCAGGACGAGATCGATGCGGCCATTGCACGGCTCCCCGAACAAACCGTGGAAGACATTAAGGCAGTTCAGCGGAACGTTGAGCGCTTCGCCCGCCTGCAACTCGACTCGCTCAAGGAATTTGAGGCTGAAGTTGAACCTGGAATCATACTTGGCCAGAAGAACATTCCCATCGACGCAGTCGGTGCCTACGTGCCCGGCGGGCGTTACCCTCTGCTGGCCTCTGCCCACATGACCATCGTCACTGCCAAGGTCGCCGGGGTCCGGAGGGTCGCAGCAGCCACCCCGGCCGCCGGGGGAGTGGTTCCGGATGCTTCAATCGCCGCTATGCACTTCGCGGGAGCAGATGAGATCTACTTGCTTGGCGGCGTCCAGGCAGTCGCCGCACTTGCCGTGGGCACAGAGTCCATAGCCCCCGTTGATTTCCTGGCTGGCCCAGGAAATGCCTACGTTGCTGAGGCAAAAAGGCAACTCTTTGGTGAAGTAGGAATCGACCTCTTCGCAGGCCCTACCGAGGTCTTGATTGTCGCCGACGAGGCGGCCGACCCGTTCCTTATCGCCGTCGATCTGCTCAGCCAGGCAGAACACGGCCCCGACTCACCGGCCATTCTTGTCACCACGTCCCGGGAAGTCGGCGAGCAGGCCATTGAAGAGATCGATCGCCAACTGGTCGGCTTGTCCACCCGCGCAGTCGCAGAAGTCGCTTGGCGGGACCATGGCCAAGTAATTCTGGTCGATGACCTGAAAGAGGCCTATGCCGTTGCCGACGAGTTCGCCAGCGAACATGTGCAGATCCTGACGGCGAATCCACGCGAAGCGCTGGACAGCATGATCAACTACGGAGCACTTTTCCTCGGCGAGAACACCTGCGTTTCCTTTGGTGACAAAGTCATCGGCACCAACCACGTTCTGCCCACACGCCATGCTGCACGCTACACCGGCGGTTTGTGGGTGGGTAAGTACATCAAGACTGTCACGTACCAGGAAGTCACTTCAGTAGCTGCCAGTGCTGAGCTCGGAGAGCTACTTGGTAGGGCAGCACGAGCGGAGAACTTCGAAGGCCATGCACGATCCGGAGACATCCGGGCTGCCCGGCCCGCTGGCGAACGACCAGCCTGGGCCTCCTAA
- a CDS encoding LysR family transcriptional regulator, which produces MISADDLRFFLETARTGKLVAAARGLGVDHTTVGRRISHLERSAGSRLFVRSAGGWKLTDAGERLAVHAEAVESSLLAAAEELGSGPGRISGTVRIATPDGFGAFVLSPGLGALRNRHPDLAVEIVTATRLNLLATKEFDVGISLAKPTIRGVDATELAAYPLGFYAAPAYLEGNPVISSVDDLKEHAVIGYVDSLLDIPDLRFLDAALPGVRPVIQTNNLTGQWMSAVAGLGVAVLPMFVGEPDRRLVRILADTVSIRRKYWLAIPRELQRLARTRAVQDALVELASAHPYLEAAA; this is translated from the coding sequence GTGATTTCGGCAGACGACCTTCGCTTCTTCCTTGAAACCGCCCGGACGGGCAAGCTCGTCGCAGCTGCACGTGGTCTCGGCGTGGACCACACAACCGTCGGACGACGGATTTCGCATTTGGAGCGCAGCGCCGGCTCCAGGTTGTTTGTTCGTTCCGCAGGCGGATGGAAGCTTACAGACGCCGGTGAACGCCTCGCGGTTCACGCAGAAGCGGTTGAGTCCTCGTTGTTGGCGGCGGCGGAAGAACTTGGGTCAGGGCCGGGACGCATATCGGGAACCGTCCGCATAGCCACGCCGGATGGATTCGGCGCCTTCGTCCTCAGCCCGGGGCTAGGTGCCTTGAGAAACAGGCATCCGGACCTGGCAGTTGAGATCGTTACAGCTACCCGGCTGAACCTCTTGGCAACGAAAGAGTTCGATGTGGGAATTTCGTTGGCCAAGCCCACCATTCGTGGCGTCGACGCTACAGAACTGGCCGCGTATCCGTTGGGTTTCTACGCTGCCCCGGCGTATTTGGAAGGGAATCCCGTCATATCCTCAGTCGATGACCTGAAGGAACACGCGGTTATCGGGTATGTGGACTCGCTTCTGGATATCCCCGACTTGCGATTCCTGGATGCAGCATTGCCAGGTGTCCGCCCCGTCATACAGACCAACAACCTCACTGGGCAATGGATGTCGGCAGTCGCTGGCCTGGGTGTTGCTGTGTTGCCAATGTTTGTTGGTGAACCCGACAGACGCCTTGTACGGATCCTTGCAGACACGGTAAGTATCCGCAGGAAATATTGGTTGGCCATACCGCGGGAACTGCAACGCCTGGCGCGGACCAGGGCAGTCCAGGATGCGCTGGTTGAACTTGCATCTGCCCACCCCTATTTAGAGGCGGCTGCATAA
- a CDS encoding LysR family transcriptional regulator produces the protein MTLAQLEAFVAAAEGHTFTAAAAALGMSQPAVSDLIRRLETELGAPLFSRSGRTLVLSAAGEELLPYAEQTVFAAKQGAEAVSALLSLGGGTATFGLLRNAEFYIKQDLAKRFRQKHPNVRIRLVGQNSAETVSDVVAGQLEAGLVTLPVDDDRLDVLPLARDEVVYVSAAPERVQTPPDIAAICAAPLILYDAHYAQTDPARKQLSARARLRGMSINAGIEVEYLSAALSLAADGFGDTIACRAALESEVYPLGLQAVSMAEPMFDTLALIKRHGQLLSPATKEMARLAHSALIDHQTSDHGTAEILNGGHDIEAFLGDR, from the coding sequence ATGACTTTGGCCCAACTTGAAGCATTTGTAGCAGCAGCTGAGGGACACACTTTTACTGCGGCGGCTGCAGCGCTGGGCATGAGTCAGCCCGCAGTTTCCGACCTCATCCGTCGGCTGGAAACCGAACTCGGTGCGCCCCTCTTCAGCCGGAGTGGCCGGACGCTCGTATTGTCGGCCGCAGGGGAAGAATTACTTCCCTATGCGGAGCAAACCGTTTTTGCCGCCAAGCAAGGCGCAGAAGCGGTAAGCGCCCTCCTCTCCCTGGGCGGCGGAACGGCCACCTTTGGCCTTCTGCGAAATGCGGAGTTCTACATCAAGCAGGACCTGGCGAAACGATTCCGACAAAAGCATCCCAACGTTCGTATTCGGCTGGTGGGTCAGAACAGTGCAGAGACCGTGAGCGACGTTGTCGCCGGGCAATTGGAAGCCGGCCTGGTAACACTGCCCGTGGATGATGACCGCCTCGATGTGCTCCCGCTGGCACGCGACGAAGTGGTCTATGTAAGCGCAGCGCCGGAACGGGTACAAACGCCCCCGGATATCGCTGCAATATGCGCCGCTCCCCTCATTCTCTACGACGCCCATTACGCCCAAACCGATCCTGCCCGGAAGCAGCTCTCCGCCCGGGCTCGACTGAGAGGGATGTCGATTAACGCCGGCATTGAAGTCGAGTATCTCTCAGCGGCACTGTCCTTGGCCGCCGACGGCTTCGGAGACACGATTGCATGCAGGGCCGCCCTGGAGTCCGAGGTCTACCCCCTGGGACTGCAGGCTGTATCCATGGCAGAGCCAATGTTCGACACGCTGGCACTGATCAAAAGACATGGACAGCTGTTGTCCCCTGCGACCAAGGAAATGGCCAGATTGGCACATTCGGCTCTCATCGACCATCAAACCTCTGATCATGGGACGGCCGAGATTCTCAACGGCGGACACGATATAGAGGCTTTCCTGGGCGATCGATAA
- a CDS encoding iron-containing alcohol dehydrogenase codes for MVANIALPRIMKVGGGSVGHVGSLLEELRAARPLIVTDAFMLTTGSVDTLLNSIKSSGLEPAVFSGVVPDPTTDSLHQGVVAARNHDADIIIGLGGGSAIDTAKALGLLSRQGGAMRDYKAPLNNTGPAIPVIAIPTTAGSGSEATQFTIISDSETHEKMLCAGISFLPVAAVIDYELTVSMPPRLTADTGIDALTHAIEAYVSRRANPFSDTFALSAIRTIGSNLRRVYADGTDTKAREAMMLAATQAGIAFSNSSVALVHGMSRPIGAHFHVAHGLANAMLFPSVTEFSVTAAASRYADCARALGVASPSSTDQYAAEALVAELHALNRDLEVPTPEAFGIDREAWEAKIPLMAEQALSSGSPGNNPLVPNAEQIQSIYGEIFA; via the coding sequence ATGGTCGCAAATATCGCATTACCCAGAATCATGAAGGTTGGCGGAGGCTCCGTCGGACATGTTGGGTCGCTCCTGGAGGAACTGCGGGCCGCCAGGCCGCTCATTGTCACGGATGCCTTCATGCTGACCACTGGCAGCGTCGACACCCTTCTGAATTCCATCAAAAGCAGTGGCCTGGAGCCTGCTGTCTTCTCGGGCGTAGTGCCGGACCCCACTACAGACTCCCTGCATCAAGGGGTGGTTGCCGCGCGGAACCATGATGCGGACATCATCATCGGCTTGGGCGGTGGAAGTGCCATCGACACTGCCAAGGCCCTGGGGCTGCTGAGCCGTCAAGGCGGAGCCATGCGTGACTACAAGGCTCCGCTAAACAACACAGGGCCGGCTATTCCCGTCATAGCGATTCCTACAACGGCAGGCAGCGGATCGGAAGCAACACAGTTCACCATCATCAGCGACTCGGAAACGCATGAAAAGATGCTTTGCGCCGGGATCTCGTTCCTGCCGGTGGCCGCAGTTATTGACTACGAACTTACGGTCTCCATGCCGCCCCGGTTGACAGCCGACACTGGAATTGATGCGCTGACGCATGCCATCGAAGCCTATGTAAGCCGAAGGGCCAACCCCTTCTCCGATACATTTGCGCTTTCGGCGATCCGAACAATTGGCTCAAACCTTCGGCGCGTCTATGCCGACGGTACGGACACGAAGGCCCGGGAAGCCATGATGCTCGCCGCCACTCAGGCAGGTATCGCCTTCTCGAACTCCAGCGTGGCGCTGGTCCATGGGATGAGCCGCCCCATCGGCGCCCACTTCCATGTCGCCCACGGTTTGGCCAACGCAATGTTGTTTCCGTCGGTCACGGAATTTTCAGTGACCGCTGCCGCGTCTCGGTACGCAGACTGCGCGCGGGCCCTTGGTGTCGCCAGTCCAAGCAGTACGGACCAGTATGCAGCTGAGGCCCTGGTGGCTGAATTGCATGCACTCAACCGGGACCTTGAGGTCCCCACACCCGAAGCGTTCGGAATCGATCGTGAAGCCTGGGAGGCAAAAATCCCGTTGATGGCAGAGCAAGCGCTGTCCTCAGGCTCCCCGGGCAACAACCCGCTCGTCCCCAACGCAGAGCAGATTCAGAGCATCTACGGGGAAATCTTCGCCTGA